In the genome of Actinomadura graeca, one region contains:
- a CDS encoding alpha/beta hydrolase → MEPVSGLLLLLVCGLTAGCVAAAVVLWPRLGGPGARPLLARSGTLLATQALMTVSAVLLANRYFVFYATWNDLLGGDTAQVRVERVQPSGGVRMPADEPVRRMPTDLGPRRPGRERDPAADGRVDRLRFRGARSGLAAELYVYLPPQYFQAAYAGRRLPVVMVLADGAADGKADAGKDPSAGAMAWIRQGRLPSAADDAEGPGNAQPMVYAMVGQGHGCIDVPGRSAGASGLAETFLSQDVPEALADTYRLPRTRKGWGLLGLAAGGHCAARLAMLHSDRFAAAAALGGRFGLPPAPPAGPGGDPYGGSRAYRLDNDLLWRLENLPPPPVAVLAAAGTGGEDAREAERFTARVKPPMMTGSVLVPGSPGTLRQWRGRLRPVLEWTGAHLRGE, encoded by the coding sequence GTGGAGCCGGTCAGCGGGCTCCTCCTGCTGCTGGTGTGCGGGCTCACCGCCGGGTGCGTCGCGGCGGCCGTGGTGCTGTGGCCGCGCCTCGGCGGGCCCGGTGCCCGCCCGCTGCTGGCCCGGTCCGGGACGCTGCTGGCGACGCAGGCGCTGATGACCGTCTCGGCCGTCCTGCTCGCCAACCGCTACTTCGTGTTCTACGCGACGTGGAACGACCTGCTGGGCGGCGACACCGCGCAGGTGCGGGTGGAGCGGGTGCAGCCGAGCGGCGGCGTGCGCATGCCCGCCGACGAACCCGTGCGGCGCATGCCCACCGACCTCGGCCCGCGGCGCCCCGGGCGCGAGCGCGACCCGGCCGCGGACGGGCGGGTCGACCGGCTGCGGTTCCGCGGCGCCCGCAGCGGCCTTGCGGCCGAACTGTACGTCTACCTGCCGCCCCAGTACTTCCAGGCGGCGTATGCGGGCAGGCGGCTGCCGGTCGTCATGGTCCTCGCGGACGGCGCGGCGGACGGCAAGGCCGACGCGGGCAAGGACCCGTCCGCGGGTGCGATGGCATGGATCCGGCAGGGGCGGCTGCCCTCCGCGGCGGACGACGCGGAGGGCCCCGGCAACGCGCAGCCGATGGTGTACGCGATGGTCGGCCAGGGGCACGGGTGCATCGACGTGCCCGGACGGTCCGCCGGAGCGTCCGGCCTGGCCGAGACCTTCCTCTCCCAGGACGTGCCGGAGGCGCTCGCCGACACCTACCGGCTGCCGCGCACCCGCAAGGGCTGGGGGTTGCTGGGGCTGGCCGCGGGCGGGCACTGCGCGGCGCGGCTCGCGATGCTGCACTCCGACCGGTTCGCCGCCGCGGCGGCCCTCGGCGGCCGCTTCGGGCTTCCGCCCGCGCCCCCGGCCGGTCCGGGCGGCGACCCGTACGGCGGCAGCCGCGCGTACCGGCTCGACAACGACCTCCTGTGGCGGCTGGAGAACCTCCCGCCGCCGCCGGTCGCGGTCCTGGCCGCCGCCGGGACGGGCGGGGAGGACGCGCGGGAGGCGGAGCGGTTCACCGCGCGCGTCAAGCCGCCGATGATGACGGGCAGTGTCCTGGTGCCGGGATCGCCCGGGACGCTCCGGCAGTGGCGCGGCCGGCTCCGTCCCGTTCTGGAATGGACGGGCGCGCATCTGCGAGGCGAGTAG
- a CDS encoding response regulator: MIKVLLADDQALVRAGFRALLDAQPDIEVAGEAGDGEEAVAQARRLRPDVILMDIRMPGLDGLAATRRIASDERLDGARIVILTTFELDEYVFEALRGGASGFLVKDTEPVELIHAVRAVAAGDALLSPSVTRRLIAEFAARAKEPAPSPRLNALTDREREVMTLVGEGLSNEEIAARLVVSPATAKTHVSRTMVKLGARDRAQLVVFAYESGLVKPGWLP, from the coding sequence GTGATCAAGGTGCTGCTGGCCGACGACCAGGCGCTGGTCCGGGCGGGCTTCCGGGCGCTGCTGGACGCCCAGCCCGACATCGAGGTGGCCGGCGAGGCCGGGGACGGCGAGGAGGCGGTCGCGCAGGCGCGCCGGCTCCGCCCGGACGTCATCCTGATGGACATCCGGATGCCGGGCCTCGACGGGCTCGCCGCCACCCGCCGGATCGCCTCCGACGAACGGCTGGACGGCGCCCGGATCGTCATCCTCACCACCTTCGAGCTGGACGAGTACGTCTTCGAGGCGCTGCGCGGCGGCGCGAGCGGGTTCCTGGTCAAGGACACCGAGCCGGTGGAGCTGATCCACGCCGTCCGCGCCGTCGCCGCCGGGGACGCGCTGCTGTCGCCGAGCGTGACGCGGCGGCTGATCGCCGAGTTCGCGGCGCGGGCCAAGGAGCCCGCTCCGTCGCCGCGGCTGAACGCGCTGACCGACCGTGAGCGGGAGGTGATGACGCTGGTCGGCGAGGGGCTGTCCAACGAGGAGATCGCCGCGCGGCTGGTGGTCAGCCCCGCGACCGCGAAGACCCACGTCAGCCGGACGATGGTCAAACTCGGCGCGCGCGACCGGGCGCAGCTGGTCGTGTTCGCCTACGAGTCGGGTCTCGTGAAACCCGGCTGGCTGCCCTAG
- a CDS encoding response regulator translates to MPNPTRILAVDDREENLTALAAVLDALPVEVVPVTSGRAALKELLGEEFALILLDVVMPEMDGFETAGHIKARPRTRDIPIIFLTAAGGAGEQAFRGYAAGAVDYLTKPFDPWLLRAKVSVFVELHRRNLELRRQAGLLRTALTGDADDSADCDRLLKALDDRLSRIEDDAARLRSGEPAEDLDDHVADLRLALDALSAGA, encoded by the coding sequence GTGCCCAACCCCACGAGGATCCTCGCGGTCGACGACCGCGAGGAGAACCTGACCGCCCTCGCGGCCGTGCTCGACGCGCTCCCGGTCGAGGTCGTGCCCGTCACGTCCGGCCGCGCGGCGCTGAAGGAACTGCTGGGCGAGGAGTTCGCCCTGATCCTGCTCGACGTCGTGATGCCGGAGATGGACGGCTTCGAGACCGCCGGGCACATCAAGGCCCGGCCCCGTACCCGTGACATCCCGATCATCTTCCTCACGGCCGCGGGCGGGGCGGGCGAGCAGGCGTTCCGCGGCTACGCGGCCGGGGCCGTCGACTACCTGACCAAGCCGTTCGACCCGTGGCTGCTGCGCGCGAAGGTGTCGGTGTTCGTCGAGCTGCACCGCCGCAACCTCGAACTGCGGCGGCAGGCGGGGCTCCTGCGCACCGCGCTCACCGGCGACGCCGACGACTCCGCCGACTGCGACCGGCTCCTCAAGGCCCTGGACGACAGGCTCTCCCGCATCGAGGACGACGCGGCCCGGCTGCGCTCCGGCGAGCCCGCCGAGGACCTCGACGACCACGTCGCCGACCTCAGGCTCGCGCTGGACGCCCTGTCCGCGGGCGCCTGA
- a CDS encoding serine/threonine-protein kinase: MGQARLLGNRYRLDAVVGRGGMGTVWRAYDVMLDRDVAVKEVVLPPGLSDAERAVLYERTFREARASARLSHPGVVIVHDVVEESDRPWIVMELVLAPSLQDLLDRGPIEHRRVAEIGLQMLAALRHAHEKGILHRDIKPSNVLITDAGRVVLTDFGIAQVEGDATLTQTGLVMGSPAYIPPERAQGERAVPASDLWALGATLYAAVEGRSPYERPDAMSSLQAALTEPVPPARNAGPLSRVLEGLLAREPVHRMTAAQAQPLLTHVATLPPAPPSPSPPASSRPTGTDATMLDGPPGRAGRGDDAAETVLDPNEIEAATRHDAADGMAPGPGRTPGLDGPTLLETDWAPPPPQGRTPQGQGPSGRTPPPWEQPRQYGNWQQPAPPAQGGAPPGPHGPGERRKTVLIVAIAVILVIAAVLAGAFILRQKLQADAMAAPAARVAATGPGM, encoded by the coding sequence ATGGGACAGGCACGTCTGCTCGGCAACCGCTACCGGCTCGACGCGGTGGTCGGACGCGGCGGCATGGGCACCGTGTGGCGCGCCTACGACGTGATGCTCGACCGCGACGTCGCGGTCAAGGAGGTCGTCCTGCCGCCGGGGCTGAGCGACGCCGAGCGCGCCGTCCTGTACGAGCGGACGTTCCGCGAGGCGCGGGCGTCGGCGCGGCTGAGCCACCCCGGCGTCGTCATCGTCCACGACGTGGTGGAGGAGTCGGACCGTCCCTGGATCGTGATGGAGCTCGTCCTCGCGCCGTCCCTCCAGGACCTCCTGGACCGGGGGCCGATCGAGCACCGCCGGGTGGCCGAGATCGGGCTCCAGATGCTCGCGGCGCTCCGGCACGCCCACGAGAAGGGCATCCTGCACCGCGACATCAAGCCCAGCAACGTGCTGATCACCGACGCGGGGCGCGTGGTCCTCACCGACTTCGGCATCGCGCAGGTGGAGGGCGACGCGACCCTCACCCAGACCGGGCTGGTGATGGGGTCGCCCGCCTACATCCCGCCGGAGCGCGCGCAGGGCGAGCGGGCGGTCCCCGCGTCCGACCTGTGGGCGCTGGGCGCGACGCTCTACGCGGCCGTCGAGGGACGCTCCCCCTACGAGCGGCCGGACGCGATGTCCTCGCTCCAGGCGGCGCTCACCGAGCCGGTCCCGCCCGCCCGCAACGCCGGGCCGCTCTCGCGCGTGCTGGAGGGGCTGCTGGCGCGCGAGCCGGTGCACCGGATGACGGCGGCGCAGGCGCAGCCGCTGCTCACCCACGTCGCGACGCTGCCCCCGGCCCCGCCCTCGCCCTCGCCGCCGGCGTCCTCGCGCCCGACCGGCACGGACGCGACCATGCTCGACGGTCCGCCCGGACGCGCGGGCCGGGGCGACGACGCCGCCGAGACCGTGCTGGACCCGAACGAGATCGAGGCCGCCACCCGGCACGACGCGGCCGACGGGATGGCGCCCGGGCCGGGGCGCACGCCGGGCCTCGACGGTCCGACCCTGCTGGAGACCGACTGGGCGCCGCCGCCCCCGCAGGGTCGCACGCCGCAGGGGCAGGGGCCTTCCGGGCGGACACCGCCTCCGTGGGAGCAGCCGCGGCAGTACGGGAACTGGCAGCAGCCGGCCCCGCCCGCCCAGGGCGGGGCGCCGCCGGGCCCGCACGGGCCGGGCGAGCGCCGCAAGACCGTCCTGATCGTCGCGATCGCGGTGATCCTGGTGATCGCGGCGGTCCTGGCGGGGGCGTTCATCCTGCGCCAGAAGCTCCAGGCGGACGCGATGGCCGCGCCCGCCGCGCGGGTCGCCGCGACCGGGCCGGGGATGTGA
- a CDS encoding serine/threonine-protein kinase yields the protein MSDGEQADHADGRLLAGRYRLLSVVGRGGMGTVWRARDETLDRDVAVKEVSLHVSLDPVERETRHQRTLREARASARLNHPGVVTVHDVVDEDDRPWIVMELVRARSLQDVVDEDGPLPPGRVASIGRQVVGALRAAHAIGVLHRDVKPANVLVADGDRAVLTDFGIARMAGDATLTHTGLIMGSPAYMSPERLKGEPAIPASDLWALGATLYAACEGKAPHHRDDAMAVLAAVMTQEPPPPRNAGPLAPVLAGLLERDPVRRMGADQAEEALAAVASGHAASEAAAQIAQQDTFAFEGPAPGPRHWTTGTAVDDGTPQPSWSAAPHGATTHRPQPEGGWTAGWGHGAPVPAGSAPAKRRRALPVFLGALVVVAILVPAVVYAWPKGAEGRGPAGPRSPAAQSPESGTTSGASPSGSPGGTPGTSPGRTPLPPGLATAAGPGFTIGVPRGWKRAEQGNSTVWTDPASTAYVQVDRTPWTGDPYEHWVTWEREAIADGKLQGFRRIDIARSTAGGLPAADIEFVWSRAGGTRARDRGVIAGGTPYAVVVAVPASKWNENEALVKNVLDTFRPSGVG from the coding sequence ATGTCGGACGGGGAACAGGCGGACCACGCGGACGGGCGGTTGCTGGCCGGCCGCTACCGGCTGCTGTCGGTGGTCGGGCGCGGCGGGATGGGCACCGTGTGGCGGGCCCGCGACGAGACGCTCGACCGCGACGTCGCGGTCAAGGAGGTCTCCCTGCACGTCTCCCTCGACCCCGTTGAGCGGGAGACCCGGCACCAGAGGACGCTCCGCGAGGCGCGCGCCTCGGCGCGCCTGAACCATCCGGGCGTCGTGACCGTACACGACGTCGTGGACGAGGACGACCGTCCGTGGATCGTCATGGAGCTGGTCAGGGCCCGCTCGCTCCAGGACGTGGTGGACGAGGACGGCCCCCTGCCGCCGGGCCGTGTCGCCTCGATCGGCCGGCAGGTGGTGGGCGCGCTGCGCGCCGCGCACGCGATCGGCGTCCTGCACCGCGACGTCAAGCCCGCGAACGTTCTGGTCGCCGATGGGGACCGCGCCGTCCTCACCGACTTCGGCATCGCGCGGATGGCGGGCGACGCCACGCTCACGCACACCGGGCTGATCATGGGGTCGCCCGCGTACATGTCGCCGGAGCGGCTCAAGGGCGAGCCCGCGATCCCCGCGTCCGACCTGTGGGCGCTCGGCGCGACGCTCTACGCCGCCTGCGAGGGGAAGGCCCCGCACCACCGCGACGACGCCATGGCGGTGCTCGCCGCCGTGATGACGCAGGAACCGCCGCCGCCGCGCAACGCCGGGCCGCTCGCGCCCGTCCTCGCGGGGCTGCTGGAGCGCGACCCGGTCCGCCGGATGGGCGCCGACCAGGCGGAGGAGGCGCTCGCCGCGGTCGCGTCCGGGCACGCCGCGAGCGAGGCCGCCGCGCAGATCGCGCAGCAGGACACGTTCGCCTTCGAGGGCCCGGCTCCGGGCCCCCGGCACTGGACCACGGGCACCGCGGTGGACGACGGCACCCCGCAGCCCTCCTGGTCCGCCGCGCCGCACGGCGCGACCACGCACCGTCCGCAGCCCGAGGGCGGCTGGACGGCCGGCTGGGGGCACGGCGCCCCCGTCCCGGCGGGGAGTGCGCCCGCGAAGCGCAGGCGGGCGCTGCCCGTGTTCCTCGGCGCGCTCGTGGTGGTCGCGATCCTCGTCCCCGCCGTGGTGTACGCGTGGCCGAAGGGCGCGGAGGGCCGCGGCCCCGCCGGCCCGCGGTCGCCCGCCGCGCAGTCGCCCGAATCCGGCACCACGTCCGGTGCCTCGCCGAGCGGGTCGCCCGGCGGGACACCGGGCACCTCGCCCGGCAGGACCCCGCTCCCGCCGGGGCTCGCCACCGCCGCCGGACCCGGCTTCACGATCGGCGTCCCCCGGGGCTGGAAGCGCGCGGAGCAGGGCAACAGCACGGTCTGGACGGACCCGGCGTCCACCGCGTACGTCCAGGTCGACCGCACGCCGTGGACGGGCGACCCCTACGAGCACTGGGTCACCTGGGAGCGCGAGGCCATCGCCGACGGCAAGCTCCAGGGCTTCCGCCGGATCGACATCGCCCGCAGCACCGCCGGCGGGCTCCCCGCCGCCGACATCGAGTTCGTCTGGTCCCGCGCGGGCGGCACCCGGGCCCGCGACCGGGGCGTGATCGCCGGCGGGACGCCGTACGCCGTGGTGGTGGCGGTTCCCGCGTCCAAGTGGAACGAGAACGAGGCACTCGTGAAGAATGTGCTCGACACGTTCCGTCCCTCAGGGGTGGGATGA
- a CDS encoding sensor histidine kinase has protein sequence MSTSSPHAPVRPHRPRPAQWPVWVVPLFLAFVQVAGSLAAQHGGRGPGGRGESWRDHGGWGPGGEGGPHIGSRDLDALGVALLLAGPALLLLRRRNPVATLAATFAVTALYLLRGYTYGPAPFSAAVAIVAAVTAGHRLAAWAGTSAALAAYFALTAVIGVPPERRGESGRLFPVEEPSLSGTVFVIGWALVVLVTAELIRMRGQKAAEAARVRAEEERRQASEERLRMARELHDVLAHNISMINVQAGVALHLMDDDPEQARTALAAIKEASKEALTEMRGVIGALRAQGESAPRSPTAGLDRLDDLLDRARSAGLGVDAEVTGDPRPLHASTDLAAFRIVQESLTNVTRHAGPGPVTARVRIAYGEREIEVRVEDDGRGASLLDEHPGGSGIRGMRERAAALGGTFDAGPRTGGGFAVRARLPLTDDAGDEGDAL, from the coding sequence ATGAGCACCTCCTCGCCGCACGCGCCGGTCCGGCCCCACCGGCCGCGCCCGGCCCAGTGGCCCGTGTGGGTCGTCCCGCTGTTCCTGGCGTTCGTCCAGGTGGCCGGGTCCCTCGCGGCGCAGCACGGCGGGCGGGGTCCCGGGGGCCGGGGGGAGTCGTGGCGCGACCACGGCGGCTGGGGTCCGGGCGGCGAGGGCGGCCCCCACATCGGCAGCAGGGACCTGGACGCGCTCGGCGTCGCGCTGCTCCTGGCCGGCCCGGCGCTGCTGCTGCTCCGCCGCCGCAACCCGGTGGCGACGCTCGCGGCGACGTTCGCGGTGACGGCCCTCTACCTGCTGCGCGGCTACACCTACGGCCCGGCGCCGTTCTCGGCCGCCGTCGCGATCGTCGCGGCGGTCACCGCCGGGCACCGGCTCGCGGCCTGGGCGGGGACGTCCGCCGCGCTGGCGGCCTACTTCGCGCTCACCGCGGTGATCGGCGTCCCGCCGGAGCGCCGGGGCGAGTCCGGGCGGCTGTTCCCGGTGGAGGAGCCGAGCCTGTCCGGGACGGTCTTCGTGATCGGCTGGGCGCTGGTGGTGCTGGTCACCGCGGAGCTGATCCGGATGCGCGGCCAGAAGGCCGCCGAGGCGGCGCGCGTCCGCGCCGAGGAGGAGCGCCGCCAGGCCAGCGAGGAGCGGCTGCGGATGGCCCGCGAGCTGCACGACGTCCTCGCGCACAACATCTCGATGATCAACGTGCAGGCGGGCGTGGCGCTGCACCTGATGGACGACGACCCCGAGCAGGCCCGGACGGCGCTGGCGGCCATCAAGGAGGCCAGCAAGGAGGCGCTCACCGAGATGCGCGGGGTGATCGGGGCGCTGCGTGCGCAGGGCGAGAGCGCGCCGCGCTCCCCCACCGCCGGCCTCGACCGGCTGGACGACCTGCTCGACCGCGCCCGCTCCGCCGGGCTCGGGGTGGACGCCGAGGTCACCGGGGACCCGAGGCCGCTGCACGCGAGCACCGACCTGGCCGCGTTCCGGATCGTCCAGGAGTCGCTCACGAACGTGACGCGCCATGCCGGGCCGGGCCCGGTGACGGCGCGGGTCCGCATCGCCTACGGTGAACGCGAGATCGAGGTGCGGGTCGAGGACGACGGCCGGGGCGCGTCGCTGCTGGACGAGCATCCGGGCGGCAGCGGGATCCGGGGCATGCGGGAGCGGGCCGCCGCGCTCGGCGGCACGTTCGACGCCGGGCCCCGCACCGGCGGCGGCTTCGCCGTCCGGGCGCGGCTGCCCCTCACCGACGACGCGGGGGACGAAGGGGACGCGCTGTGA
- a CDS encoding serine/threonine-protein kinase — protein sequence MPNEPGERLLARRYRLVTQVGRGGMGTVWQAHDEVLGRDVAVKEVILPHGLTDEERAVHHKRTFREARTAARLGHPGVVTVYDVVEEDDRPWIIMELILARSLDQVIKQDGPLEPRRAAEIGRQMLAALHAAHDAGVLHRDVKPSNVLVTGTVAGGERAVLTDFGIATASGDATLTQTGLVMGSPAYIAPERARGRVAGPASDLWSLGVTLYAMLHGKSPFERPEPMAALVAVISEEPDAPEKGGRLVPVIEGLLRKNPDQRMDAIEAGALLDDIVRQETIDTQRTMAVEYPLEAPAAQTRVTPIPEIPGAGDARPDQLTRFDAASFLPAADPAPGPADAAAPQEPGTLNLPAGPPPGADGPSPNETVLDDPARATSWRAGPPTQPAGRLEQTDRLGRPLPPAAPDAAGAEPRGSVRSALATHRNALVIGAVVLLIIVVIAGIAMAGSGGDDPGGKGAHPSPKAPKSSARPTPATPSATPGAALPAGFRMHHDRSGYAVPVPDGWSGPERKQGGDFYYSRNRETYVQIGQTDRPGASAIGDWRRQEKGGAGFPGYRKIKIEPTGDHPPVPDGGNGDRSADWEFTFESGGTRLHILNRGFVVNGHGYAILLRAPDERWEKELAALQPVFRFFEPAKK from the coding sequence ATGCCAAATGAACCCGGTGAGCGGTTGCTCGCCCGCCGCTACCGACTGGTAACCCAGGTCGGCCGAGGCGGCATGGGGACGGTCTGGCAGGCACACGATGAGGTCCTCGGTCGTGACGTCGCGGTGAAGGAGGTCATCCTCCCGCATGGTCTCACCGATGAGGAACGGGCCGTCCACCACAAGCGCACGTTCCGTGAGGCCCGCACCGCCGCGCGGCTCGGCCACCCCGGCGTCGTGACCGTCTACGACGTCGTCGAGGAGGACGACCGGCCCTGGATCATCATGGAGCTGATCCTGGCCCGCTCCCTGGACCAGGTCATCAAGCAGGACGGGCCGCTCGAACCGCGCCGCGCCGCCGAGATCGGCCGGCAGATGCTCGCCGCGCTGCACGCCGCGCACGACGCCGGGGTGCTGCACCGCGACGTCAAGCCCAGCAACGTGCTGGTCACCGGCACGGTGGCGGGCGGCGAGCGCGCCGTGCTCACCGACTTCGGCATCGCCACCGCCTCCGGCGACGCCACCCTCACCCAGACCGGGCTCGTGATGGGCTCGCCCGCCTACATCGCGCCGGAGCGCGCCCGCGGCCGCGTCGCCGGGCCCGCGTCCGACCTGTGGTCGCTGGGCGTCACGCTCTACGCGATGCTGCACGGCAAGTCGCCGTTCGAGCGTCCCGAGCCGATGGCCGCGCTGGTCGCCGTCATCTCCGAGGAGCCCGACGCGCCGGAGAAGGGCGGCCGGCTCGTCCCGGTCATCGAGGGGCTGCTGCGCAAGAACCCCGACCAGCGGATGGACGCCATCGAGGCCGGGGCGCTGCTGGACGACATCGTCCGGCAGGAGACCATCGACACCCAGCGGACGATGGCGGTGGAGTACCCCCTGGAGGCCCCCGCCGCGCAGACCCGCGTCACGCCCATCCCCGAGATCCCCGGCGCCGGCGACGCGCGCCCCGACCAGCTGACGCGCTTCGACGCCGCGTCGTTCCTCCCGGCCGCCGACCCGGCGCCCGGCCCCGCCGACGCGGCGGCGCCGCAGGAACCCGGCACCCTGAACCTGCCGGCCGGGCCCCCGCCCGGCGCCGACGGCCCGTCCCCGAACGAGACCGTGCTGGACGACCCGGCGCGCGCCACGTCCTGGCGCGCCGGGCCGCCCACGCAGCCCGCGGGCCGCCTGGAGCAGACGGACCGCCTCGGCCGCCCGCTTCCTCCGGCCGCCCCGGACGCCGCCGGCGCCGAGCCGCGCGGATCCGTCCGCTCGGCGTTGGCCACCCACCGGAACGCGCTGGTCATCGGCGCGGTCGTGCTGCTCATCATCGTCGTCATCGCGGGCATCGCGATGGCGGGTTCGGGCGGTGACGACCCCGGCGGCAAGGGCGCACACCCGTCGCCGAAGGCCCCGAAATCGTCCGCGCGCCCGACGCCGGCCACGCCGAGCGCGACGCCCGGCGCGGCACTCCCGGCGGGCTTCCGCATGCACCATGACCGCAGCGGCTACGCCGTCCCCGTCCCGGACGGCTGGAGCGGCCCCGAGCGCAAGCAGGGCGGCGACTTCTACTACTCGCGGAACCGCGAGACCTACGTCCAGATCGGGCAGACCGACCGGCCCGGCGCGAGCGCGATCGGCGACTGGCGGCGGCAGGAGAAGGGCGGCGCCGGGTTCCCCGGCTACCGCAAGATCAAGATCGAGCCGACCGGCGACCACCCGCCCGTGCCCGACGGCGGGAACGGCGACAGGTCCGCGGACTGGGAGTTCACCTTCGAGAGCGGCGGCACCCGGCTGCACATCCTCAACCGCGGCTTCGTGGTGAACGGGCACGGCTACGCCATCCTCCTGCGGGCGCCGGACGAGCGCTGGGAGAAGGAGCTGGCGGCGCTCCAGCCCGTCTTCCGGTTCTTCGAGCCCGCGAAGAAGTGA